tactaaacaaTCATGATCTTTAACAATAATCCATAAATAACAATCTTTATACCCACAGTAATCTTTATCCCTTATCCAAGAAATTTCTCTTGGCAGTGGACAGAGAACACTACAGAAAATCCAGGTAGtcaaaatacagatttttaaaatgcaaacataATGGACGAGTGTACAAAACACACCCACATATAAGGATCAAAGATCATTGAAGAATATGGAACAGAAAGATAAGAGCCAGATAATCAGGAAGTTTGTCATGACATATTCTCCTAGTAACATTAGAAGCTAACCTCACAAAACCCTATCAACATTACTACCTCATCTTTTGAAAAAGGATCTCTTGCTAAACCTAGAACTAACTTACTGATTAAGTAGAGTATTTGGCCAACAAGTGCTGTAAATTGACCTGGCTCCTTGTCCCTACCCACAGGGACTGGCTTTGCAGGTGTACACTAATGTGGCTGGCTTTCATGTGGGTCTTGAgatccaaactcatgtcctcatgcttatgcAGAAAATGCTTTAATCATCAAATCATCACGCTAACCAATAGCTTCATATTTTAAGGACAACATTGAAAAATCATCACGCTTTACATGTTATCTATGTATAAGTTAAATTCCTTTTATTTACATCCTTGATTTCCATAGCAACTATAGACTTTGTGGCTGTTATTGAGAACACTATGGTGTAgctttattttacaattttaattttgaatgtttttttgaGTGTCTTTTTCTAACTCCAATTTCTGTGGTTCCTAAGTAAATCATCCAATAGCTATTAACTCATCATTTTCTGATGTATTGTGTGTGTCAGTTTATCTCTTTACATATAGCTCatgaaatgttctttctttaaatttacaGCTTGTTTGCTTCTTacattttaataacaaatatgcataaacacatCATTCTTTCTACCTTTGGCAATCTTAGGACTGGTGAAAAAATGCTCTAttgtttctctttcatctcttttaaGTTTATACTACCCTGTTCTTAAAGCATGTTTAGAAGCTAGAAATCCAGCTGTTGTTTCTGTTGAGCATCTCCCATCTTATTTAAGTATTTCTATCTTCTCACACTCCTAGAATACACATAGTCCCTAATATTACTGTCCTTCACGTTTGTACCCCAGTTCAGCTAAACCTCCATGTTCATTTGCTTGAATGTCTTACCAAATATGGCTCATTTTAGTAAGTTAGCAACCATATAAGCTTACACAATATCTTTATATTGTATAAGCCTTAGGGCCTTTTCCCCCATCTGTTAAATGAATTTAACATTACTGCCTACTGCATGAATTTCTCTTGTGTGTGAAATTCAAATGATGTAATACTTGTAAAACAGCTCTCATTGTCCCAATGTGTTGCATATTACCTGTTATTATTAAGTCTGTAATGCTGCTCCCTtatccttcttcatcttctgtatATGCCAGAGTTCTTTTTCTCACTTTTTGTTTTGACACTTAACTCACATTTAGTGTTCCCTTCAGTTGCTTCAACACTTTAGCTTTTATGTATGCACCTGGGATAGCTTTAAATAGTATTCATCTTTTGTATAACTCACAACCCATTTCTTTTGTGCTTTTTTACCATTTAGTTTTAAACTTTTTGGAATAACGACCTACTCGACAGCTCCTACTGTTCATAACACACGCAGCATTGAAATGAACATACAACAAATAAGAAACTAACAACAGATACACAATAACACGAAAACCCATTCATTTTCTCTGACACTTCTCAAAGATTTGTGGGAAGTGTTTCAGAATCTTTTCCACAACATATCCACAGGCAAAGTTCCTTCATGGTCTTGCAAACTTTTGTCATTTCCAGAACCTGGGTTCTTATCTCCTTTTGATAAATACAAAATCCTTTTATCTCTTATAAAACTACATGATCTATCCTAACTCCTTTCATCTTGCCTTCAGTATGATCTTTTttctaacaaaaatttaaaaatgagtaagcaaaaatatatatatacctcaTTAAGGTAGATTTTATGGCATCAGAATGTTGCATGCAAGCTTTGAAGGGATAGAAACAGCTACTTGCCCTACTCAACTATGAGGCCTATGAAGTATAGCATTGACCAGCATGTCATAATAATTTTAAGGATGCAATACTATCATTCATATCTTGGCACTAACCAGTAGATGTTGAGTTGAGTTTAAGGCCTACTAtataagaataagaaataaaagttatatatatatatatatataatttatatatattatttagagTAAAATTAAGAATCAAAAAGATCCATCACATCATTTGCTCACTTAGTGGTTAGCTAGGTACCTAAGttgaaaacaaaatatcattcatatatatatatatatatgtatatatatatatatatatatatacatatatatatgtatatatatatatatatatatttacaaagcagcttgtatttatatattttctatatgagtgcatgaatgtgtatatgtatatcaacAACTAAAGGAAAATAAGCTAAGATTCTATAAAAGAGTAAGAAAACAGGGATTGGGAGACAATGGAGGTAATAAAGAAAAGGGAGTAATGgagatatatttaaatttcatatgttttaaaattttaataaataaacaatcaaacacaTTACTTAGGTGTTGTATTAGCTACAGCCATTTCACAGCCTGTGTTATTTATAAGCTATGTTCCCAGATGGCTTCATCATTACTTACTATTACCTAGAGATGACCTGATATGATGGGTGAGAATATTGCTTCAAAGTCATATTCACTTAATTTGATATGTGATCTCACCCGTTCTTTCTCATCACCTTGGGAATTGTGTCatgtttcttcattttatcaTGTCTCTCTAGAGCTGCATGCACTTAACCAGGCTGTGTGGTATATAAGACTTTACCAATTACCTGCTTTTCTCCATGCTGAGACTATACAATCCCTACAAACttagatttttaatatttatatatgctaCTGTTATGTACATttcttatatatgttatatgttatgtatgtatgtctatatatacattgtgtatgtgtgtgcgcgtgtgtatgtctgtgtgtgcaattCTTGTTCCCATTGCTAGACCATAACAGTGAGTAATAGTTACCAACAGCTCCAACCACTGATGCCCTTACATTCGTAAACCAACCAGTGGCTTACAGAGTAACTTGTTGGTAGGCTGTGATGTTTCTTAGGCTAGGTTACATTGATTGAGGTTTTAACTATGGGTATTTTTAATCTACAGTATAAACATTGACAGAAAAGACCATTGTAGTCAGGGCACATTCATAATAAGGTCATTCAGTTTCAGTGTTTTCCAGTTAAAGAGAACAGGAGACAAACTCATTctcactctttttgtttgttttatttgattttttatgcATAGCTTACATCCCAGACAAACTCAAAGTACTAAAACTTCTTAAAAGCAAACACTCTTGCATTACTATAGAGAGCATGGTTAATGTAGGTGTGTGGTTGAAATGCTCTCTGGCACCTGTTCCACCTCATATGTGCAATTTGGTGCTTCAGAATCTAATTCAGGGCTAAAGAAGATCTTTGAATGAACTTGTTCACTTCCTAATGCCATCACATTTTCAGCACAATTTCATTTCCTTCTTATTATGCTACTGTCACATCATTTTCATGTTTAGATTCCTAAGTAGAATGCACTGTATGGAGATGgtgtttgtttttcagtaaaCACATGTCTattctaatatataatatgttcagCTAATAGTAATCAAGTCAAAATGTGAATAATTTCTAGGATTTGATTCCTGAGCAGACCCTGTGTGGTTTAGTTTTGTCTGTGACATACACACAAGATGCACATGcacaagtgaacacacacacacacacaaacacacacacacacacacacacacacacacacacacacactataaggACTCTAAACTGTCAGGAACCACTAGAACTAAAGTGGCTGCGTGAACCTTTACTGTCATTGTTACTCATCCTCTGAGTAAGACATACCAGAAGGAAGCAGATGGTTTGGAAAGAGATAAAATAAACATGAGTAACGCAAAACCTGCCATTCAATAACGCTAATCACACCACAgattttggacagtggtgaattCTCTACTTGCTAATAAAACTATGGTGAAACATATGTtctgggagaagagaaaatagataaGAGAAAGTTAGCAGAATCTCAACTTTGCTGCTTGCTTCAAAACACTTGTCTTACCGAGTGCTTTCCGACCAATGTAGCAAGTGAGCTTGAGAAATTTTCTTCAGAAGGCTCCCTCTTATCTACAGCCCTTCTCTTGGTGTCTTTTCAAATAAACCCATGTTTCTCCAGAAACTTATCACATTGTTTACAAAACTATCTCATGTTTAAAAGTCAAGATTATTTGCATAGGTCCATGGGACTTATTTTGCTCCAAActaagacttttcttttttttattggatattttatttatacttcagatgccatcccctttccccattcccctctcctccagaaaacctctatcccatgccccgttttcctttttgcatttatacacttttaaaaaaatgttaatcaaaggctttataagtttggaaatgctcagtcagaggtgtaacccaatacccaacctacatatatcaactatttttgactggtggagatacgtgaacatctgcctctgtgtctcccacctctttctctcatcacctagcttctcctctcctgcttctcctcctctccttactccttctcttcctctcagtactcctcccaccttagctcctcctacatatcacccttcctgttaaaataaaacttttctctcaaaatacaattagagcataattatgcctatttgcaccagtgaggtacaagatagtcctaatacccagtccatccttttgttgactaaccagaacctctgccatctctcctaactaaaacacttagttctgaatctggctttttccttggctttagaatgaatgtcagctgaaaactatccactcaaatcttttctctaatgtaaatagccaggattaactatgagactataagttttcaacccgtcagaaatccagaattacttagttaactataattgtgggaaggacaaagcctagcttctaaaccttagccaatttatagaggcctctgaacacctggacactccctctactacaaaatgttggagcatctgatcttcagccttctggcccaggatcatctgacagaccttagtgctgcagaattattaagggctgattactctatctcagcagatataatcagtagactattccgcaagtgtgtccttttctagacagtaatttgtctgtagatggaaagaggcaattcttgtctagtggctgtctcaccacaactggagtaactccaaagatgctcaatttcttcttagaattcaatacaggaagctgtcaggagcagacaggtctctaatcaaaatgaacattaatacagaaatcttTGTCATGTCAATTTTGTGGACACTTTTCAACACACATGTTATAAAGTAAGGATATTTAAGCATTATTTTATAGATTTCCTAAAGGATAATATTGACTTTGGTGAGCTTTATGCTTTGCATGTTTAGAACTTTCAGAGAAATTAAGGGAATCAGCATTATGTTTGATGTTAcacaaaatatcataaaatataatttacttgAAACAAAAGCACTCTGATGCATTTTCTGTTTTACCAGTGAATATGGTACCAAGTCAGTGTCATTGATTCACTGGAAGGCAGCAatatataattttccttttttacttttctaTCCTGTGTAAGTTTTTACTTCTTAATATGACCCAAAGTTTGGTGTTTTATatgatactttatttttaaatacttacatAAGTTAAAGTTAATAATGTAGTTTCAAGTTTATTAAAATGTTGATATTTTAACTCACAGTTATTTAAATGTTCAAACCTATTTATATTAGAATTTGTTCACATACAAAGGGCTTTACTgtgatatttgtatatatacatatatgtaatatattttgtgtTAAATTGATAATAAGTGAAACTCagcaatattttaaatatcatcatTAAGTTCTTCTGAATTCAGTTATCATGGCTTAGTGGcccgcgcaacctcccgccagcaggaacgacgcggcacacacaggatccttctgcagtaaagcttttatgcgtcttgagagggagagcataagcttacagatgaagaggaccccgagggggcaaaatcccagcccttatataggaaactgctccccgcctaggacgtggcacccaatggttggctgtagcccgttggccggtattgtgtcacaggtgaggcagtgcactagcacacgcgcaaaccatttgtcagttggtcgaacggatgtcagcgccatcttgcaacggtgaatgtgagggcggctcctcacatctcccccttttcttttaatcatcaagcaatagaccacccaatgctgagagcagagatagagGTCAAATCCCCAGTAAGCAAATTAGAGTAAGGCAAGATCACCCTATCGCGTGCAATGGGCAACGCCCAGCGATGTGCAAGGGCTGATATAGCCTACAActctctctgtgccatttttcctgggggaaggttattttaggcactcaaccttcatgcaagatgacatatctccccagaataggcccatttaacaccgcagggccattctgctgcagtgcttagccatgcaactctcctgggctgctgaagCACACTCACTCTACCCAGTGCAGTGAGGGCAGCCTCTTGGGGTGCAAGAGCTGAGTGGCCAGTGATCTATTGCCTAAGCATAGAGAGCCAAATATCGGGGGAGGCACCTTGTTCTAGTGCCGTGAGTGCCTGGGTGACAACCACCTTGTCTCTTTTCGTTTGTGCCTTAAGCTTGCAAACCAACCAGAGGAGTAACACACCCCCACAGCAGAGTGCAGCTCTGAACAggccaacccccacccactctttgaagaaggagaTGGCTGAATGGATCCATGACGACAATCCCTCGGTCAAGAATAAATCAAGGCGGGTCAAATTCACCTCAATTATGGCAAAGCGCAATTTATGAAGCGTTTCTTCGAATTCTAgggtccaattctgcaataaaaactgagaaaaaacttttgacaaattagtggtgcgggtataattatcataaggtatggatgttatacataacccaggcatcttctgttcgcatcccaattgagccaactgccataaaatatcaatttgctcttgaaCCAGGTCAATCCTCTGATTCACTAGCATCAATCCCCCCATGATTTGAGAATTGGTGGAGGCTTGTACATCCAATGCTGGAGTGACTGATGCAGACAGTTGGTTTATAGAATCTGCCGCCTGCACCGAGGAGGATAATGCAAGGGC
Above is a window of Arvicanthis niloticus isolate mArvNil1 chromosome 18, mArvNil1.pat.X, whole genome shotgun sequence DNA encoding:
- the LOC143434962 gene encoding uncharacterized protein LOC143434962 isoform X1, whose translation is MGFNFTYMNPRKADVNPFDQWLLCGVNGSCTDLSPLVMLGKGATAKGQLSFDWTGTLGGSLGKRKSGGSFSWQSANTKYTEFKSITFGPTLVCVWPPFVWIVSNDSFIWNETLTCAPNTCFFVLCWNATMFPFAMVTRLPRFVPVPVEAPNTLAHFRIRRDFGISAIIVGIIAGAAVIGSVTASALALSSSVQAADSINQLSASVTPALDVQASTNSQIMGGLMLVNQRIDLVQEQIDILWQLAQLGCEQKMPGLCITSIPYDNYTRTTNLSKVFSQFLLQNWTLEFEETLHKLRFAIIEVNLTRLDLFLTEGLSSWIHSAISFFKEWVGVGLFRAALCCGGVLLLWLVCKLKAQTKRDKVVVTQALTALEQGASPDIWLSMLRQ